Proteins encoded in a region of the Mariprofundus ferrinatatus genome:
- a CDS encoding EF-hand domain-containing protein has translation MKTFLFSIFAAAAISLPAAAVAGHHGHGHGGHACDSNATCPLGHKDCDDHKNCPSGPHQCTAGSASMDSNKDGKVSLKEFTAAHDARMKEKFSHLDANGDGFITDADREARKAKRIDDFFAAADADKDGKLSKDEYAAAKKARWQGKRDCPLSNKGK, from the coding sequence ATGAAAACTTTTCTCTTTTCAATCTTTGCAGCTGCTGCCATCTCGCTGCCTGCCGCAGCCGTTGCCGGACACCACGGCCATGGGCACGGCGGCCACGCCTGCGACAGCAATGCTACATGTCCGCTCGGCCATAAGGATTGCGATGACCACAAAAACTGTCCGAGCGGCCCGCATCAATGCACAGCAGGTTCAGCCAGCATGGACAGCAACAAGGATGGCAAAGTATCTCTGAAAGAGTTTACCGCTGCGCACGATGCACGCATGAAAGAGAAGTTCAGCCATCTCGATGCCAACGGTGACGGCTTCATCACTGACGCCGACCGGGAAGCGCGCAAGGCCAAACGCATCGACGACTTTTTTGCTGCTGCTGATGCCGACAAGGATGGCAAACTCTCCAAGGATGAGTATGCGGCGGCAAAAAAAGCGCGCTGGCAGGGAAAGAGGGATTGCCCTCTCTCAAACAAAGGTAAGTGA
- a CDS encoding DUF3616 domain-containing protein, producing MLITISSPAEAGSLPTPAAVSFSGDIVASRDISAISGHNGMLVIGADEARHNGENVIQWLKKTGSSNYSTVSSFTIHRGDNSTGREIDIEAIALDAQNIYVIGSHSLARKRLDPDASYEKNRKRIASIKREASRNSLIRLHLDGAGNIVKQDRISLLPIIESDPVLAPFTRIPGKENGIDIEGLAARDGLLYAGFRAPVLRDGYLPVLQFDFDNAATTARTLYVNLGGRGIRDMATVSDGFLLLAGPVGDEPVSFQLLHWNGRDLLPGKDRNGAGRITLIGELAVPDGGKAEGMALLQETDQDYELIIVFDGLDNGAPQQFTIGKP from the coding sequence TTGCTCATTACGATATCATCTCCTGCTGAAGCCGGCTCCCTGCCGACCCCTGCAGCGGTCAGCTTCAGCGGAGATATCGTGGCAAGTCGAGATATCAGCGCCATCAGCGGCCATAACGGCATGCTGGTTATTGGCGCCGATGAAGCCCGTCACAATGGCGAAAATGTCATTCAATGGCTCAAGAAAACAGGCTCCAGCAACTACAGCACTGTCTCATCCTTCACGATCCACCGTGGCGACAATTCAACAGGCAGGGAAATTGACATTGAGGCTATCGCACTTGATGCGCAGAACATCTATGTCATCGGCTCGCACTCGCTGGCCAGAAAACGGCTCGATCCGGATGCCAGTTATGAAAAAAACCGCAAACGCATCGCATCAATCAAGCGTGAAGCCAGTCGCAACAGCCTCATACGCCTGCACCTTGATGGCGCCGGAAATATCGTGAAGCAGGACCGGATTTCGCTGCTTCCAATTATCGAGTCTGACCCTGTCCTGGCCCCGTTCACAAGAATCCCGGGCAAGGAGAACGGCATCGACATTGAAGGGCTTGCCGCCAGAGACGGGCTGCTCTATGCGGGTTTTCGCGCTCCGGTACTGCGTGACGGCTACCTGCCGGTGCTTCAGTTCGATTTCGACAATGCTGCCACAACCGCCAGAACGCTATATGTAAACCTCGGCGGCCGCGGTATCCGCGACATGGCCACGGTTTCCGATGGCTTTCTTCTGCTGGCCGGCCCCGTCGGCGATGAGCCGGTAAGTTTCCAGTTGCTGCACTGGAACGGCAGAGATCTCCTGCCAGGCAAGGATCGGAACGGTGCTGGACGCATCACGCTGATCGGAGAGCTTGCAGTGCCGGATGGAGGAAAAGCGGAGGGCATGGCACTGCTGCAAGAGACGGATCAGGATTATGAACTGATAATCGTCTTTGATGGTCTAGACAACGGGGCTCCTCAGCAATTCACCATTGGCAAACCTTGA
- a CDS encoding YbeD family protein — protein MHEETLLEFPCQFPIKVMGSNSDSFESEIVMIARQFIPQLGEAAVQSKASKTGKYLSVTVTFTAESKSQIDSLYRAMNAHPEVKMVL, from the coding sequence ATGCATGAAGAGACCCTGCTGGAATTTCCATGTCAGTTCCCTATCAAGGTGATGGGAAGCAACAGCGACAGCTTTGAGAGTGAAATTGTGATGATTGCCCGCCAGTTTATTCCACAACTTGGCGAGGCGGCAGTACAGTCGAAAGCGAGCAAAACGGGAAAATATCTCTCGGTCACTGTCACCTTTACCGCCGAAAGCAAATCACAGATCGACAGCCTCTACCGGGCCATGAATGCGCACCCTGAAGTCAAGATGGTGCTATAA
- a CDS encoding shikimate kinase: MIDLDHYIVEKAGRSIPEIFAEQGEEAFRDMESEALREVLGRHAVVATGGGAVMREKNRVLLKKHPPVIWLKASPEFLARRIDGDSNRPLIAGGGTLKKLQQLAEVRYPVYEACADFILLRSDMGKNKSTKAIIAFLKKWQEKKL, from the coding sequence ATGATCGATCTGGATCACTATATTGTTGAAAAGGCGGGCAGGTCCATCCCCGAGATATTTGCCGAGCAGGGCGAAGAGGCCTTTCGTGATATGGAGAGTGAAGCGTTGCGCGAGGTGCTCGGCCGGCATGCGGTTGTCGCCACCGGTGGGGGGGCAGTGATGCGCGAAAAGAACCGTGTGTTGCTGAAAAAACATCCGCCGGTAATCTGGTTAAAAGCTTCGCCGGAATTTCTGGCCAGACGCATTGATGGCGACAGCAACCGGCCGTTGATTGCAGGGGGTGGGACGTTGAAGAAGTTGCAGCAGCTTGCTGAGGTCCGTTACCCGGTTTATGAAGCGTGTGCTGATTTTATTCTCTTACGCAGCGATATGGGCAAGAACAAGTCGACAAAGGCGATTATTGCATTTCTGAAAAAGTGGCAGGAAAAAAAGTTATAG
- a CDS encoding PilT/PilU family type 4a pilus ATPase has protein sequence MTENISIRQLLQVMVDKDASDLYLMAGTPPGYRINGVIHRLGDKEFNPITVERLAGELMSEKQKADFASTMEMNLSSAFPGLGRFRVNIYRQRGTVGMVIRQITTDIPTIDQLNLPEVFKDISMTKRGLVLMVGATGSGKSTSLAAMVDWRNTNQAGHIITIEDPVEFMHQHKKCFVTQREVGSDTVSFQAALKNTLRQAPDVILLGEIRERDTMEHAIAFAETGHLAMATLHANNSNQALERIINFFPEEQHQQVYMNLAMNLRAILSQRLVKTAGGKRVAAIEVLINTPRVADLILKGEIGTIKEVMEAGEQHGMCTFDQALFHFWQDGVISEIEALRNADSANNLRLKMKMKNIDDSKGEGKSGVDEILQKRSGDDDDLELSI, from the coding sequence ATGACCGAGAACATTTCCATTCGTCAGCTACTGCAGGTTATGGTGGATAAGGATGCCTCCGACCTCTACCTGATGGCCGGCACCCCGCCGGGTTACCGCATCAATGGCGTGATTCACAGGCTCGGTGATAAGGAGTTCAATCCGATCACCGTCGAACGACTCGCCGGCGAACTGATGAGTGAAAAACAGAAAGCCGATTTCGCCTCCACCATGGAGATGAACCTCTCATCCGCTTTTCCGGGCCTTGGCCGCTTCCGCGTCAACATCTATCGCCAGCGCGGCACCGTTGGCATGGTAATCCGCCAGATTACGACCGACATTCCCACCATCGATCAGCTCAACCTTCCTGAGGTATTCAAGGATATTTCCATGACCAAGCGCGGGCTGGTACTGATGGTCGGTGCCACCGGCTCAGGAAAATCGACCTCGCTGGCAGCCATGGTGGACTGGCGAAACACCAATCAGGCTGGCCATATTATTACGATCGAAGACCCGGTTGAATTCATGCACCAGCACAAAAAGTGCTTTGTCACGCAGCGTGAAGTCGGTTCAGATACCGTTTCATTCCAGGCAGCATTAAAGAATACATTGCGTCAGGCTCCCGATGTGATTCTGCTCGGTGAGATTCGCGAACGCGACACGATGGAGCATGCCATCGCCTTTGCCGAAACCGGACATCTGGCCATGGCCACACTGCATGCCAACAACTCCAATCAGGCGCTTGAGCGCATTATCAACTTCTTCCCTGAGGAACAGCATCAGCAGGTCTATATGAACCTTGCCATGAACCTGCGCGCCATTCTCTCACAGCGGCTGGTAAAAACCGCAGGAGGTAAGCGAGTGGCGGCTATTGAAGTATTGATCAATACCCCGCGCGTTGCCGACCTGATCCTTAAAGGTGAAATCGGCACGATTAAGGAGGTAATGGAAGCGGGCGAGCAGCACGGCATGTGCACCTTTGATCAGGCACTGTTCCACTTCTGGCAGGATGGCGTTATCTCAGAAATCGAGGCGCTCAGAAATGCCGATTCTGCCAACAATCTGCGCCTTAAGATGAAGATGAAGAACATCGATGACTCCAAGGGCGAAGGAAAATCGGGGGTCGATGAGATTCTTCAGAAACGTTCCGGAGATGATGACGACCTGGAGCTGTCGATTTAA
- a CDS encoding DUF748 domain-containing protein translates to MPDPVPMPEEPPIRRIRRRFIVLYLFVALVSVMLTMLPLVVHQVALSWLEDHGVTEARVDNIDINILVGAFVIEGLQAGDGLKIDRLGLAVDWWPLSKNHIHVVDLNITGSTIHLQQNDQGGWQLGDIKLPATAEESAAGSSEVTDPWYAVVDKLTLEDVTVKVNGKAFVLNLPVKNLELHLSAPDGGVQLLAQSLQTGSTNFSGYGYKVGLQSLDFSGDLSFSAAAGDITESLKVENTSLAIKGVGLADEQGAQLLSLADFNLSGLAVRQMKEVAINSLALQRAIVEAALTGAGRLSLGSMQAGGLEATLREDRTPSAIRLADLSLKRFDVEQQQGSTAADHITLGSLHATGLATKLGAASAPESIRLALIELRELAVRQQKGAEPLGTIGMISLKQFGMQGSDRGTFDSLKLQQVSLPSSGNRSLGSIGTVTASKAEFDEENGYRLQLLEVDQLKLDLLKRNNGKMAVLDELESKPAAARPEPAKKSVKAKSAKGDPVVIVERLQVNAGSYIRFRDESVRPAMDTSITVSRFTFAPLDLSGKRSGRLDVRTRVGKAGRLNLGGRINPSERSFMTDLTVSLKSFDMPRLTGYLEGDFGKTIDTGQLSLDSRIGIKKSVIDAKNTLMIRKLTLGDSDKKGEKAEEIGMPINMALDMLRDDRGDIELDVPITGDLNDPNINISDAINQALASALSAGALTMATMFLQPYGAIMMAADLAGDALSSSSKPKLTPVQFAPMATSLNAEMGGYVGKIGELLNSKPLRLQICGFATSAEGAQIAEKRKAMSAEAIEAWLLEMAEARSDFVMNALLQKGIDSERLFNCRAQIDKREKGAGPRVDLLLD, encoded by the coding sequence TTGCCTGATCCGGTTCCGATGCCTGAAGAGCCTCCCATCAGGAGAATCAGGCGCCGCTTTATTGTTCTCTACCTGTTTGTCGCACTGGTCTCAGTAATGCTCACCATGCTGCCGCTTGTCGTGCATCAGGTGGCACTTTCATGGCTTGAAGATCACGGTGTCACTGAGGCACGAGTCGATAATATCGACATCAATATTCTGGTTGGAGCCTTTGTGATCGAAGGGTTGCAGGCAGGTGACGGTCTGAAAATAGATCGACTTGGCCTGGCAGTCGACTGGTGGCCTCTCTCTAAGAACCATATCCATGTTGTCGATCTGAATATCACAGGTTCAACCATCCATCTGCAGCAGAATGATCAAGGCGGCTGGCAGCTGGGCGATATTAAGCTTCCCGCTACTGCGGAAGAGAGCGCTGCCGGGAGTAGCGAGGTGACTGATCCATGGTATGCAGTTGTCGATAAACTGACGCTTGAAGATGTGACTGTGAAGGTTAACGGTAAGGCCTTTGTACTGAACCTGCCGGTTAAAAACCTCGAGCTGCATCTTTCCGCTCCGGATGGGGGTGTGCAGCTGCTGGCCCAGAGCCTGCAGACAGGCAGTACAAATTTCTCAGGCTACGGTTACAAGGTCGGATTGCAGTCACTGGATTTTTCAGGTGACCTCTCTTTTTCGGCCGCTGCGGGTGATATCACTGAATCGCTGAAGGTTGAGAATACTTCCCTTGCAATCAAAGGTGTTGGATTGGCCGATGAGCAGGGGGCTCAGCTACTCTCGCTTGCTGATTTCAATCTTAGCGGTCTTGCTGTCCGGCAGATGAAAGAGGTGGCCATTAATTCACTTGCTTTGCAGAGGGCCATCGTGGAAGCGGCACTGACCGGTGCGGGCCGGCTGTCACTGGGGTCAATGCAGGCAGGCGGTTTGGAGGCCACACTCAGAGAGGACAGAACTCCATCAGCGATCAGACTAGCGGATTTGAGCCTGAAGCGTTTCGATGTTGAGCAGCAGCAGGGTTCGACAGCCGCGGATCACATCACGCTCGGATCACTGCATGCAACCGGACTGGCAACGAAGCTGGGGGCTGCTTCGGCACCGGAATCGATCAGGCTTGCCCTGATTGAGCTTCGGGAGTTGGCTGTTCGGCAGCAGAAAGGTGCTGAGCCGCTTGGTACGATTGGCATGATTTCGCTGAAACAGTTTGGCATGCAGGGCAGCGATCGCGGTACATTTGATTCCCTCAAGCTGCAACAGGTATCTCTCCCCTCATCTGGCAACCGGTCGCTCGGTTCGATCGGTACGGTGACGGCTTCGAAGGCCGAATTTGATGAGGAGAATGGCTATCGGCTGCAGTTGCTTGAGGTTGATCAGCTGAAGCTCGACCTGCTGAAGCGAAATAACGGCAAAATGGCTGTGCTTGATGAGCTGGAGAGCAAGCCTGCTGCTGCCAGGCCAGAGCCGGCAAAAAAATCGGTTAAGGCCAAGTCAGCTAAAGGTGACCCGGTTGTCATAGTTGAACGGCTGCAGGTAAATGCCGGCAGCTATATCCGTTTTCGCGATGAGTCGGTTCGCCCGGCAATGGATACAAGTATTACGGTCAGCCGCTTTACCTTTGCGCCGCTGGACCTCTCCGGCAAACGCAGTGGCAGGCTCGATGTCAGGACCCGGGTGGGAAAAGCCGGCCGCCTGAATCTGGGAGGAAGAATCAACCCCTCCGAGCGCAGCTTTATGACCGACCTGACAGTTTCACTGAAAAGCTTCGATATGCCGCGTCTGACCGGATATCTGGAAGGGGATTTCGGCAAGACTATTGATACCGGCCAGCTCTCGCTCGATAGCAGAATAGGTATCAAGAAGAGCGTCATCGATGCAAAGAACACCTTGATGATACGAAAGCTCACTCTGGGAGACTCTGACAAGAAGGGAGAAAAGGCTGAAGAGATCGGCATGCCGATTAATATGGCGCTGGATATGTTGCGCGATGATCGCGGCGATATCGAACTGGATGTGCCGATCACTGGTGATCTGAATGATCCGAATATCAATATCAGCGATGCGATCAATCAGGCGCTGGCTTCAGCCCTGTCTGCCGGCGCACTGACTATGGCAACCATGTTCCTGCAGCCGTACGGGGCAATCATGATGGCTGCTGATCTGGCAGGGGATGCGCTAAGCAGCAGCTCAAAACCCAAACTGACGCCTGTGCAGTTTGCACCGATGGCGACATCCCTGAATGCAGAAATGGGTGGTTATGTCGGCAAGATCGGCGAGCTCTTAAACAGCAAGCCACTGAGGTTGCAGATATGTGGTTTCGCAACATCTGCTGAAGGTGCTCAAATTGCCGAGAAGCGTAAGGCAATGAGTGCCGAGGCTATCGAAGCCTGGCTTCTGGAGATGGCGGAAGCACGATCGGACTTTGTGATGAATGCGCTGCTTCAGAAAGGGATCGATTCGGAGCGGTTGTTCAACTGCCGAGCCCAGATAGATAAGCGCGAAAAAGGCGCGGGGCCAAGGGTTGACCTCCTTCTGGACTAA
- the tsaE gene encoding tRNA (adenosine(37)-N6)-threonylcarbamoyltransferase complex ATPase subunit type 1 TsaE → MKISCNSEDETIAIARRFAATLKQGSVVALSGELGAGKSFFSRAVMRALGVTDKALPSPTFAIIQEYSGSDCRVAHMDWYRLEDADEIEMLGVRDYFQPPWITLIEWPERARGALPDAVIWVSFSTTGVDSREVDFGGFSFA, encoded by the coding sequence GTGAAAATAAGCTGTAACAGTGAGGATGAGACTATCGCGATAGCGAGGCGGTTTGCCGCCACGCTCAAGCAGGGCAGCGTGGTGGCGCTATCCGGCGAACTTGGCGCCGGTAAAAGTTTTTTTTCGCGCGCGGTGATGCGCGCCCTTGGCGTGACGGACAAAGCACTTCCAAGCCCCACGTTTGCAATCATTCAGGAGTATAGCGGGTCGGATTGCCGGGTGGCCCATATGGACTGGTATCGTCTTGAGGATGCTGATGAGATAGAGATGCTCGGTGTGCGTGACTATTTTCAGCCACCGTGGATTACACTGATCGAGTGGCCGGAGCGCGCCCGTGGTGCGTTGCCGGATGCGGTGATCTGGGTGTCGTTCAGCACCACGGGGGTCGATTCGAGGGAGGTGGACTTTGGAGGCTTCTCCTTTGCCTGA
- a CDS encoding CBS domain-containing protein, protein MPNSKVLARDIMNENPPYCDLDTSVDEIARRFAEEDLSGMLVVDEEKRLLGVITESDLIDQQKNLHVPTAVALFDLVIPMGEARFEDELARMQAMNAECLMNADVLTVNADTSLNEIASIMGDQKIHHLPVLDGESVVGVICKHDVIKALVEAR, encoded by the coding sequence ATGCCCAATTCGAAAGTTCTTGCGCGCGATATCATGAATGAAAATCCACCTTACTGCGATCTGGACACTTCAGTTGATGAGATCGCCAGGCGTTTCGCCGAGGAGGATCTTTCCGGCATGCTGGTTGTCGATGAGGAGAAGCGGTTGCTGGGCGTCATTACCGAAAGCGATCTTATCGACCAGCAGAAGAATCTGCATGTGCCGACCGCAGTTGCGCTGTTTGATCTGGTGATTCCAATGGGTGAGGCGAGATTTGAAGATGAGCTTGCCCGCATGCAGGCGATGAATGCCGAATGCCTGATGAATGCCGATGTGTTGACCGTGAATGCCGACACAAGCCTCAATGAGATCGCATCAATCATGGGGGATCAGAAGATTCACCATCTGCCTGTGCTTGATGGTGAATCGGTTGTGGGTGTGATCTGTAAACACGATGTCATCAAGGCCCTGGTTGAGGCCCGATAA
- the thiC gene encoding phosphomethylpyrimidine synthase ThiC: MTHQANSTDIAENSYDAEQPFPNSRKVYIEGSRPDIRVPMREITLSPTKTTAGIEENHPILVYDTSGPYTDPDVEIDLEKGIPAVREPWIAERDDTEELTDLSSDYGRERRDDEALDSLRFTHLRKPRRAKAGGNVSQMHYARKGIITPEMEYVAIRENQRREHLREITRQHPGQSWGASIPQVITPEFVRDEIARGRAIIPANINHPELEPMIIGRNFLVKINGNIGNSAVTSSIEEEVEKMTWATRWGSDTIMDLSTGKNIHETREWIIRNAAVPIGTVPIYQALEKVDGVAENLTWEIFRDTLIEQAEQGVDYFTIHAGVLLRYVPLTAKRLAGIVSRGGSIMAKWCLAHHKENFLYTHFEDICEIMKQYDVAFSLGDGLRPGAIADANDEAQFGELRTLGELTKIAWKHDVQVMIEGPGHVPMQMIKENMDEQLKHCDEAPFYTLGPLTTDIAPGYDHITSGIGAAQIGWYGCAMLCYVTPKEHLGLPNRDDVKAGVITYKISAHAADLAKGHPGAQQRDDALSKARFEFRWEDQFNLSLDPDTARAYHDETLPKDSAKVAHFCSMCGPKFCSMKITQDVRDYAREHGLETREAIEEGMHEQAETFLKTGAEIYHKA; this comes from the coding sequence ATGACACATCAGGCAAACAGCACGGATATCGCAGAAAACAGCTATGATGCAGAGCAGCCGTTTCCGAATTCGCGCAAGGTATATATCGAAGGCTCAAGACCCGATATCCGAGTGCCGATGCGTGAGATTACGCTCTCTCCCACGAAGACCACTGCAGGTATTGAAGAGAATCATCCGATTCTCGTTTATGATACCTCCGGCCCATACACTGACCCCGATGTCGAGATCGATCTGGAGAAGGGTATTCCGGCCGTGCGTGAGCCATGGATAGCCGAGCGTGATGATACCGAAGAGCTGACCGACCTCTCCTCTGATTATGGTCGTGAGCGCCGTGACGATGAGGCGCTGGATAGTCTGCGTTTCACTCATCTGCGCAAGCCGCGCCGTGCTAAAGCAGGTGGAAATGTCTCCCAGATGCATTATGCCAGAAAGGGGATTATCACCCCTGAGATGGAGTATGTGGCGATCCGTGAAAATCAGCGCCGTGAGCATCTGCGCGAGATCACCAGGCAGCATCCCGGCCAGAGTTGGGGTGCTTCGATTCCACAGGTGATCACGCCTGAATTTGTACGCGACGAGATCGCCCGCGGCCGCGCAATTATTCCTGCAAATATCAATCACCCTGAACTGGAGCCGATGATTATCGGTCGCAACTTTCTGGTGAAGATTAACGGTAATATCGGAAATTCGGCTGTCACCTCCTCAATAGAAGAAGAGGTGGAGAAGATGACATGGGCGACCCGCTGGGGCTCCGATACCATCATGGATCTCTCTACCGGCAAGAATATCCATGAAACGCGCGAGTGGATTATCCGTAATGCTGCCGTACCGATCGGCACAGTGCCGATCTATCAGGCGCTGGAAAAGGTGGATGGCGTCGCCGAAAACCTGACCTGGGAAATTTTCCGTGATACCCTGATCGAGCAGGCTGAGCAGGGTGTGGACTACTTCACGATCCATGCCGGCGTGCTGCTGCGTTATGTGCCGCTTACCGCCAAACGCCTTGCCGGTATCGTGTCACGCGGCGGCTCGATCATGGCCAAGTGGTGCCTTGCCCACCATAAAGAGAATTTCCTTTATACCCATTTCGAAGATATTTGCGAGATCATGAAACAGTATGATGTCGCTTTCTCGCTCGGCGACGGCCTCAGGCCGGGTGCCATTGCAGATGCCAACGACGAGGCACAGTTTGGTGAGTTGCGCACGTTGGGAGAGCTGACCAAGATCGCCTGGAAACATGATGTTCAGGTAATGATCGAAGGGCCCGGTCATGTGCCGATGCAGATGATCAAGGAGAACATGGACGAGCAGCTCAAGCACTGCGATGAAGCGCCGTTCTATACGCTCGGGCCGCTGACTACTGATATTGCCCCTGGTTACGATCACATTACCTCCGGTATCGGTGCCGCACAGATCGGCTGGTACGGCTGTGCCATGCTCTGCTATGTCACGCCGAAGGAGCATCTGGGATTGCCAAACCGTGACGATGTGAAAGCCGGCGTTATCACCTATAAAATTTCGGCACATGCTGCCGATCTGGCCAAAGGGCATCCGGGCGCGCAGCAGCGCGACGATGCACTCTCCAAGGCAAGGTTTGAGTTCCGTTGGGAGGATCAGTTCAATCTCTCCCTCGATCCTGATACGGCGCGCGCCTATCATGATGAAACGTTGCCGAAAGACAGCGCCAAGGTGGCCCACTTCTGCTCCATGTGTGGGCCGAAGTTCTGCTCGATGAAGATCACGCAGGATGTTCGCGACTACGCCAGGGAGCATGGCCTTGAAACGCGTGAAGCGATCGAGGAAGGGATGCACGAACAGGCCGAAACATTCCTGAAGACAGGTGCGGAGATCTACCACAAGGCCTGA
- a CDS encoding YgfZ/GcvT domain-containing protein, translating to MTIKLPRLSSATADRLLQSSVAAPRSRWSVLKASGSTVRDYLQGQVTQDMGKLTSECGIHACLLTPQGKAVSELYIIQGRDEELILLVPSAKAEITVGRLRQFALGHTLRIGIVDTLAICSIQGANAPELLHKFELTEPGNGWLACSRSESDDTFALVMPKSPRGFWVISSKEKIDVALSNHVMLDETEFEAMRVIRGFPDFGTEWDESIHPLNANLIEFDGVSFNKGCYVGQEVTARMNWRGGIKKKLYRVSISGQPDTIPCPVQTTAKIGELKSAAIDHEGNCFGIALLPVDVGESESVALSLENGASVEVLEACHA from the coding sequence ATGACCATCAAACTCCCCCGTCTTTCCTCCGCTACGGCAGACCGGCTTCTGCAATCTTCCGTGGCCGCTCCACGCAGCCGATGGAGCGTACTGAAGGCATCCGGTTCGACTGTGCGCGACTACCTGCAGGGGCAGGTCACTCAGGACATGGGCAAGCTGACATCCGAGTGCGGCATCCACGCCTGTCTGCTCACCCCACAGGGCAAAGCGGTATCCGAACTCTATATTATTCAGGGGCGTGATGAGGAACTGATTCTGCTCGTTCCCTCTGCGAAGGCAGAAATCACGGTAGGTCGACTACGCCAGTTTGCGCTCGGCCATACGCTTCGCATCGGTATCGTCGATACCCTTGCCATCTGCTCCATACAAGGGGCCAATGCGCCTGAACTGCTGCACAAGTTCGAACTGACCGAACCCGGCAATGGCTGGCTGGCCTGCAGCCGCAGTGAATCTGACGACACCTTTGCACTGGTGATGCCGAAAAGTCCGCGCGGGTTCTGGGTTATCAGCAGCAAAGAAAAGATTGATGTTGCACTCTCGAACCATGTAATGCTGGACGAAACGGAGTTTGAGGCGATGCGCGTGATTCGCGGTTTCCCCGACTTCGGCACCGAATGGGATGAGAGTATACATCCGCTTAATGCCAACCTGATCGAATTCGATGGCGTATCCTTCAATAAGGGGTGTTATGTCGGCCAGGAGGTGACCGCCCGCATGAACTGGCGAGGCGGCATCAAGAAAAAACTCTACCGCGTATCGATTAGCGGTCAGCCGGACACCATTCCCTGTCCGGTGCAAACCACAGCAAAGATCGGCGAGCTGAAGAGTGCCGCTATCGACCACGAAGGGAACTGTTTTGGTATAGCCCTGTTGCCGGTTGATGTTGGAGAATCGGAATCTGTGGCTCTGTCGCTTGAGAACGGCGCATCCGTTGAGGTTCTGGAGGCATGCCATGCCTGA
- the dapE gene encoding succinyl-diaminopimelate desuccinylase: protein MSEIATNIAVKLIRRESVTPDDGGCQNYIERMLAPLGFVRTSVDAGGVTNSIYTRMGELPGTLAFAGHTDVVPTGPVEKWQFDPFSGEIVDGILHGRGAQDMKSAVACWIAAVGKLCGEYTPIPTIQLLITSDEEGESVDGTIRIIERMQADGTLPDACIVGEPSCSEMVGDTIRRGRRGVVQIKATFHGKQGHSAYPQDADNAIHHAAPALAKIATIDWGTPAAGFPATSCQITNVNGGTGATNVIPGFCEALIDIRYNPANNFDGIKCTIEACCEACDVTLEFDHSAIAFSTADGPFLDLVSDSIRRVTGIETLRDTGGGTSDGRFLAAAGVPVAELGTTNSTIHQVGEQVAVSELATLTAIYTDIIENFEV from the coding sequence ATGTCTGAAATCGCCACCAATATTGCAGTAAAACTGATTCGTCGCGAATCGGTGACGCCTGATGATGGTGGCTGCCAGAACTACATTGAGCGCATGCTTGCCCCACTCGGCTTTGTACGTACATCGGTGGATGCCGGTGGTGTAACCAACAGTATCTATACCCGCATGGGTGAACTTCCGGGAACCCTCGCCTTTGCAGGGCATACCGATGTGGTGCCAACCGGCCCGGTTGAGAAGTGGCAGTTTGATCCGTTCTCCGGTGAAATCGTGGATGGCATATTACATGGCCGCGGCGCACAGGACATGAAGAGTGCAGTCGCCTGCTGGATTGCTGCGGTCGGCAAGCTGTGCGGTGAATACACTCCCATCCCAACCATCCAGCTGCTGATCACCTCCGATGAAGAGGGTGAGTCGGTCGACGGTACCATCCGTATTATCGAGAGGATGCAGGCGGATGGCACACTGCCAGATGCGTGCATCGTCGGTGAGCCTTCATGCTCTGAAATGGTTGGTGACACGATCCGTCGCGGTAGGCGCGGCGTGGTGCAGATCAAGGCAACATTTCACGGCAAGCAGGGGCATTCGGCCTATCCGCAGGATGCTGACAATGCGATTCATCACGCCGCCCCTGCACTGGCCAAAATTGCCACCATCGACTGGGGCACGCCTGCAGCCGGATTCCCGGCGACCAGCTGCCAGATTACCAACGTGAACGGCGGCACCGGCGCTACCAATGTTATCCCAGGCTTCTGCGAAGCGTTGATTGATATCCGATATAATCCGGCCAACAATTTTGATGGCATCAAATGCACCATCGAGGCGTGCTGCGAAGCGTGTGATGTCACGCTGGAGTTTGATCACTCTGCAATTGCATTTTCAACTGCGGACGGTCCATTCCTCGATCTGGTTTCGGACAGCATCAGACGTGTAACCGGTATCGAAACTCTGCGCGATACCGGCGGGGGAACCTCCGACGGAAGGTTTCTTGCCGCAGCGGGGGTGCCGGTGGCGGAACTTGGCACCACCAACAGTACAATCCATCAGGTCGGCGAGCAGGTTGCCGTGAGCGAGCTTGCAACGCTGACTGCGATCTACACCGACATTATTGAAAACTTTGAGGTTTAA